From Micromonospora rhizosphaerae, the proteins below share one genomic window:
- the recR gene encoding recombination mediator RecR codes for MYEGAIQDLIDELGRLPGVGPKSAQRIAFHVLSADPADVNRLAGALRKVKELVRFCTTCFNVAESEQCRICRDPRRTDEVLCVVEEPKDVVAIERTGEFRGRYHVLGGAINPLEGIGPDNLRIRELMTRLSGGAVRELILATDPNTEGEATATYLALMVKPMGIAVTRLASGLPVGGDLEYADEITLGRAFEGRRAV; via the coding sequence ATGTACGAGGGTGCCATCCAGGACCTGATCGACGAGCTGGGGCGGCTCCCGGGGGTCGGCCCGAAGAGCGCCCAGCGGATCGCCTTCCACGTCCTGTCGGCGGATCCGGCGGACGTGAACCGGCTGGCCGGCGCGCTGCGCAAGGTCAAGGAGCTGGTGCGGTTCTGCACCACCTGCTTCAACGTGGCCGAGTCCGAGCAGTGCCGGATCTGCCGCGACCCGCGTCGCACGGACGAGGTGCTCTGCGTGGTGGAGGAGCCGAAGGACGTGGTGGCGATCGAGCGGACCGGTGAGTTCCGCGGCCGCTACCACGTGCTCGGCGGTGCGATCAATCCGCTGGAGGGGATCGGGCCGGACAATCTGCGGATCCGCGAGCTGATGACCAGGCTGAGCGGCGGCGCGGTGCGGGAGCTGATCCTCGCCACCGACCCGAACACGGAGGGCGAGGCGACGGCGACCTACCTGGCCCTGATGGTCAAGCCGATGGGGATCGCGGTGACCCGGCTGGCCAGTGGTCTGCCGGTCGGCGGCGACCTGGAGTACGCCGACGAGATCACCCTCGGCCGGGCGTTCGAGGGCCGGCGGGCCGTCTGA
- a CDS encoding ABC transporter substrate-binding protein, whose product MQASRLKAAVALAAAAALAVGASGCAKSERDGDSGGAKTGGTFVFAGAGDPKNFDPIFNDDGESFRPIRQMYDTLVQNKPGTADLQGALAESWEHDADGKVWTFHLRKGVKFHDGTDFNAAAVCFNFDRWYNMKGAAAQSQMIYYMDVFGGFAKNDSPDAGKSVYNKCEAKDDATAVVTMNQYKGAFPGAFALTALSISSPEALKKYDADTVKQNGDSFEYSAFANEHPVGTGPFTFGGWDKAKGEITLNRNPDYWGEKAKVDKLVIKVIKDENTRKQELRAGTVQGIDFPAPADRKALSGEGFQVLDRPAFNILYLGFNQKNPKLKDLRVRQAIAYALNRQQLVQTKGPGGTKVADEFMPDTVLGYASDVQKYEYNPDKAKQLLKEAGVTNLTLNFYYPTDVSRPYMPNPQEIFTVLANDLQAVGIKVNGVARPWNGGYKDDVQQFGKQDLHILGWTGDYNDPGNFVGTFFGRAKNEFGDAAMTDMFDAITKADGTVDEAGKKAAWEQVNRDIAAKWLPAVPIWHAPPAIVVTKDVKGLVASPLTDERFNTVSVG is encoded by the coding sequence ATGCAGGCGAGCAGGCTTAAAGCGGCCGTGGCCCTGGCGGCCGCTGCCGCTCTGGCGGTCGGGGCGTCCGGCTGCGCCAAGAGCGAGCGCGACGGGGACAGCGGTGGGGCCAAGACTGGCGGCACCTTCGTCTTCGCGGGTGCCGGTGACCCGAAGAACTTCGACCCGATCTTCAACGACGACGGTGAGTCGTTCCGACCGATCCGCCAGATGTACGACACCCTCGTGCAGAACAAGCCGGGCACGGCCGACCTGCAGGGCGCGCTGGCGGAGAGCTGGGAGCACGACGCGGACGGCAAGGTCTGGACCTTCCACCTCCGCAAGGGCGTGAAGTTCCACGACGGCACCGACTTCAACGCCGCCGCGGTCTGCTTCAACTTCGACCGTTGGTACAACATGAAGGGCGCCGCCGCCCAGTCGCAGATGATCTACTACATGGACGTCTTCGGTGGCTTCGCCAAGAACGACAGCCCGGACGCCGGCAAGTCGGTCTACAACAAGTGCGAGGCCAAGGACGACGCCACCGCCGTCGTCACGATGAACCAGTACAAGGGCGCCTTCCCCGGCGCCTTCGCGCTGACCGCGCTGTCGATCTCCAGCCCGGAGGCGCTGAAGAAGTACGACGCCGACACGGTCAAGCAGAACGGCGACTCCTTCGAGTACAGCGCGTTCGCCAACGAGCACCCGGTCGGCACCGGCCCGTTCACCTTCGGCGGCTGGGACAAGGCCAAGGGTGAGATCACCCTGAACCGGAACCCCGACTACTGGGGCGAGAAGGCCAAGGTCGACAAGCTGGTCATCAAGGTCATCAAGGACGAGAACACTCGCAAGCAGGAGCTGCGGGCGGGCACCGTCCAGGGCATCGACTTCCCGGCCCCGGCCGACCGCAAGGCGCTCTCCGGTGAGGGCTTCCAGGTCCTCGACCGCCCGGCGTTCAACATCCTCTACCTGGGCTTCAACCAGAAGAACCCGAAGCTGAAGGACCTGCGGGTGCGCCAGGCGATCGCGTACGCCCTCAACCGTCAGCAGCTCGTCCAGACCAAGGGCCCGGGTGGCACCAAGGTCGCCGACGAGTTCATGCCGGACACCGTGCTCGGCTACGCCTCGGACGTGCAGAAGTACGAGTACAACCCGGACAAGGCCAAGCAGCTGCTCAAGGAGGCGGGCGTCACGAACCTGACGCTCAACTTCTACTACCCGACCGACGTCTCCCGGCCGTACATGCCGAACCCGCAGGAGATCTTCACCGTCCTGGCCAACGACCTGCAGGCCGTCGGCATCAAGGTCAACGGTGTGGCCCGCCCGTGGAACGGTGGCTACAAGGACGACGTGCAGCAGTTCGGCAAGCAGGACCTGCACATCCTCGGCTGGACCGGTGACTACAACGACCCGGGCAACTTCGTCGGCACGTTCTTCGGCCGGGCCAAGAACGAGTTCGGTGACGCGGCGATGACCGACATGTTCGACGCCATCACCAAGGCTGACGGCACGGTCGACGAGGCCGGCAAGAAGGCCGCCTGGGAGCAGGTCAACCGCGACATCGCCGCCAAGTGGCTGCCGGCCGTGCCGATCTGGCACGCCCCGCCGGCCATCGTGGTCACCAAGGACGTCAAGGGTCTGGTCGCCAGCCCGCTGACCGACGAGCGGTTCAACACC
- a CDS encoding YbaB/EbfC family nucleoid-associated protein, producing the protein MQQMLKQAQKMQQQIAKAQAELAEAELTGTAGGGLVTATVAGTGELKAIKIDPKAVDPEDVETLEDLVVAAVHNAAEAARELTEQKMGPVAGGMGGLGLPGF; encoded by the coding sequence ATGCAGCAGATGCTGAAGCAGGCGCAGAAGATGCAGCAGCAGATCGCGAAGGCTCAAGCCGAGCTGGCCGAGGCGGAGCTGACCGGCACCGCGGGCGGCGGCCTGGTCACTGCGACCGTCGCCGGCACCGGTGAGCTGAAGGCGATCAAGATCGACCCGAAGGCGGTCGACCCGGAGGACGTGGAGACCCTGGAGGACCTGGTCGTCGCGGCCGTGCACAACGCCGCCGAGGCGGCCCGGGAGCTGACCGAGCAGAAGATGGGCCCGGTCGCGGGCGGCATGGGCGGCCTCGGCCTGCCCGGGTTCTGA